A region of Thiofilum sp. DNA encodes the following proteins:
- a CDS encoding DEAD/DEAH box helicase family protein codes for MAANQTPEQQARDRIDAMLLAAGWLVQTQKQLNLQAGLGVAVTEVQTDAGIADYVLFINAKPVGVIEAKREEEGQHLTQVEEQSASYAQGTIKHLKHQSLPFVYESTGALTRFTDYRDPKPRSRPVFHFHRPDTLAEWLGQASTLRKRLQHIPALSPENLRPAQLRAIVNVEQSFKENRPRALIQMATGAGKTFTACTFVYRLLRYADAKRVLFLVDTKNLGEQAEQEFLKFQPNDDNRKFTELYNVQRLRSSYIASDSQVCISTIQRLYSILKGEELDEALEQDNPHEASTAWQKQAPLPLEYTPKNPIEQFDFIIIDECHRSIYNLWRQVLEYYDAFLIGLTATPDQRTFGFFNQNVVSEYSFEESVADGVNVPYDVFLIETEITQQGATLKANQLIEKREKLSRKKRWEHLDDELNYKPSALDKEVVNPSTIRAIIQTVKRSLPQIFPDRFDAKGEFEVPKTLIFAKTDSHANDIIDLVREEFAEGNDFCKKITYQAEEDPKSVLNRFRNSWNPRMAVTVDMIATGTDVKPLEVLLFMRDVKSSNYFEQMKGRGTRSISFDDLQKVSQTAKHTKTHFVIMDAVGATKSRKTASRSLERKPTTPLKDLLTAVAFGNTEEDLLTTLANRLMRLNRQLQADEHAQVVELSAGQSLTQLIKQLLNAYDPDVLEARTQAILAQLPTADGVEADAKAQAQEALAQEAVQPFNAQLNTFLVQVQQVHEQVIDRVNQDTVTFANWDKTKTDNARQVVQAFEAFLLAHRDEITALQIFYNQPYRRREVTFAMVKVLLALLKREKPLLSPHYVWEAYVQLDQVQVATPEQELVALVSLLRRVTGLDGVLMPFGEQVNRNFQRWILQQNAGQHNKFSVEQVEWLRMLRDHVASSFHVEVDDLDYTPFDGLGGRGRMYQLFGEEMVAVMDELNEVLVA; via the coding sequence ATGGCAGCCAATCAAACCCCTGAACAACAAGCGCGTGATCGCATTGATGCTATGCTGCTCGCAGCGGGCTGGCTAGTGCAAACCCAAAAACAGCTTAATCTCCAAGCAGGTCTAGGCGTTGCGGTCACTGAGGTGCAAACTGATGCAGGTATCGCGGATTATGTGTTATTTATCAACGCTAAACCCGTGGGTGTGATTGAAGCGAAACGCGAGGAGGAAGGTCAACACCTCACTCAAGTAGAGGAGCAAAGTGCCAGTTATGCCCAAGGCACAATCAAACACCTCAAACATCAGTCTTTGCCCTTTGTGTATGAAAGCACGGGGGCTTTAACCCGCTTTACCGATTATCGTGATCCTAAACCGCGTTCGCGTCCGGTGTTTCATTTTCATCGCCCTGACACTTTAGCGGAGTGGTTAGGGCAAGCGAGTACTTTACGCAAACGCTTACAGCATATACCCGCTTTAAGTCCTGAAAACTTACGCCCCGCCCAATTACGGGCGATTGTGAATGTAGAGCAATCGTTTAAAGAAAATCGTCCGCGTGCTTTGATTCAAATGGCAACGGGGGCGGGGAAAACCTTTACCGCTTGCACCTTTGTATATCGCTTATTGCGTTATGCCGATGCTAAACGGGTGTTATTTTTAGTCGATACCAAAAACTTAGGCGAACAAGCCGAGCAAGAATTTTTAAAATTTCAGCCCAATGACGATAATCGTAAATTTACTGAGCTGTATAATGTGCAGCGTTTACGTTCTAGCTATATTGCATCCGATAGTCAGGTATGTATTTCGACTATTCAACGTTTGTACTCGATTCTCAAGGGGGAGGAATTAGATGAAGCGCTAGAGCAAGATAATCCTCATGAAGCCTCGACCGCATGGCAAAAACAAGCGCCTTTACCCCTTGAGTACACGCCGAAAAATCCGATTGAGCAGTTTGATTTTATTATTATTGATGAATGCCACCGCTCGATTTATAACCTGTGGCGGCAGGTGTTGGAATATTACGATGCGTTTCTGATTGGTTTAACCGCGACACCGGATCAACGTACTTTTGGTTTTTTTAATCAGAATGTGGTGAGTGAATATTCGTTTGAGGAATCGGTGGCGGATGGGGTGAATGTACCCTATGACGTGTTTTTGATTGAAACCGAGATTACCCAACAAGGGGCAACACTCAAAGCCAACCAATTGATTGAGAAGCGTGAGAAATTATCGCGTAAAAAACGTTGGGAACATTTAGACGATGAGTTGAATTATAAGCCGTCTGCTTTGGATAAAGAGGTGGTGAATCCGAGTACGATTCGCGCCATTATTCAGACGGTTAAACGTAGCCTACCGCAGATTTTCCCTGATCGGTTTGATGCTAAGGGTGAGTTTGAAGTACCCAAAACGCTGATTTTTGCTAAGACGGATAGTCATGCCAATGACATTATTGACCTCGTGCGTGAAGAGTTTGCCGAGGGTAATGATTTTTGCAAAAAGATTACCTATCAGGCGGAGGAAGACCCTAAGTCGGTGTTAAATCGCTTTCGTAATTCGTGGAATCCGCGTATGGCGGTGACGGTAGATATGATTGCGACGGGTACGGATGTGAAGCCTTTGGAAGTATTGCTGTTTATGCGCGATGTGAAAAGTAGTAACTACTTTGAGCAAATGAAAGGGCGTGGTACGCGGTCGATTAGCTTTGATGATTTACAAAAGGTGAGCCAAACCGCTAAGCATACTAAAACCCATTTTGTGATTATGGATGCGGTGGGGGCGACTAAATCGCGTAAAACCGCTTCGCGCTCGCTGGAACGTAAGCCGACTACGCCGTTAAAAGATTTACTAACCGCCGTAGCGTTTGGCAATACCGAGGAAGATTTATTAACGACCTTGGCGAATCGTTTGATGCGGTTAAATCGGCAATTGCAGGCGGATGAGCACGCGCAAGTGGTCGAGTTAAGCGCGGGGCAGTCGCTAACGCAACTGATTAAGCAGCTCTTGAATGCGTATGACCCTGATGTGTTGGAGGCGCGGACGCAAGCGATCTTAGCCCAGTTGCCCACAGCGGATGGAGTCGAGGCGGATGCTAAAGCGCAAGCTCAAGAGGCATTGGCTCAGGAGGCCGTGCAGCCGTTTAATGCGCAGTTGAATACCTTTTTGGTGCAGGTGCAACAGGTGCATGAGCAGGTGATCGATAGGGTGAATCAGGACACGGTGACCTTTGCGAATTGGGATAAGACTAAGACGGATAATGCAAGACAGGTGGTGCAGGCATTTGAGGCGTTTTTGTTGGCGCATCGGGATGAAATTACTGCGTTGCAGATTTTTTATAATCAACCGTATCGGCGGCGGGAAGTGACGTTTGCTATGGTGAAGGTGTTATTGGCGTTGTTGAAACGGGAGAAGCCTTTGTTGTCGCCGCATTATGTGTGGGAGGCATATGTGCAGTTGGATCAGGTGCAGGTGGCAACGCCGGAGCAGGAGTTGGTGGCGCTGGTGTCGTTGTTGCGTCGCGTGACGGGTTTGGATGGGGTGTTGATGCCGTTTGGTGAGCAGGTGAATCGGAATTTTCAGCGTTGGATTTTGCAGCAGAATGCCGGTCAGCATAATAAGTTTAGTGTGGAGCAGGTGGAGTGGTTGCGGATGTTGCGGGATCATGTGGCGAGTAGTTTTCATGTGGAGGTGGATGACTTAGACTACACGCCGTTTGATGGTTTGGGGGGGCGGGGTAGGATGTATCAGTTGTTTGGTGAGGAGATGGTGGCAGTGATGGATGAGTTAAATGAGGTATTGGTGGCTTGA
- a CDS encoding inositol monophosphatase family protein, with the protein MHPMLYTAIKAAREAGELISRYATKVDQLKIEQKDPNDFVSEIDRQAERTIVSILRRAYPEHSIMGEEFGRQGQGESDYEWIIDPLDGTTNYLRGLGHCAVSIALKTKGRITQGVVFDPIRDELFSASRGDGATLNNRRIRVSNLTTMQGALLATGIPFRAGQNLELYLETMKALVPNTAGVRRAGSAALDLAYVACGRYDGFWEFNLHEWDMAAGVLLIQEAGGLVGDLQGGTSHLNTGNVLAANPKVFKEMVQRLHPVLS; encoded by the coding sequence ATGCACCCCATGCTCTATACTGCGATTAAAGCTGCTCGTGAAGCAGGCGAGTTAATTAGTCGTTATGCGACCAAAGTCGATCAACTCAAGATTGAGCAAAAAGACCCCAATGATTTTGTGAGCGAAATTGATCGTCAAGCGGAGCGTACTATTGTCAGTATTTTGCGCCGTGCCTATCCCGAACATAGCATTATGGGCGAAGAGTTTGGACGCCAAGGGCAAGGTGAGTCGGATTATGAGTGGATTATTGACCCTCTGGATGGCACAACCAACTATTTACGCGGTTTAGGGCATTGTGCGGTGTCTATTGCTTTAAAAACCAAAGGGCGTATTACTCAAGGCGTGGTATTTGATCCGATTCGGGATGAGCTATTTTCAGCTTCACGCGGTGATGGCGCAACCCTCAATAATCGACGTATTCGTGTCTCTAATTTAACCACTATGCAAGGCGCTTTATTAGCCACAGGCATTCCGTTTCGCGCCGGACAAAATTTAGAGCTATATTTAGAAACGATGAAAGCGCTAGTACCCAATACGGCGGGAGTGCGTCGTGCAGGCTCTGCGGCTCTGGATTTAGCTTATGTTGCCTGTGGACGTTATGATGGTTTTTGGGAATTTAATCTGCATGAGTGGGATATGGCGGCGGGTGTGCTCTTGATTCAAGAAGCGGGTGGCTTAGTCGGTGATTTACAAGGCGGTACTAGCCATTTAAATACGGGCAATGTACTAGCGGCTAATCCAAAAGTGTTTAAAGAAATGGTGCAGCGTTTACATCCCGTGCTGAGTTAG
- the fusA gene encoding elongation factor G gives MTDLSLYRNIGIFAHVDAGKTTTTERILKLTGKIHKLGEVHDGESTMDFMEQEAERGITIQSAATTCHWKGHRFNVIDTPGHVDFTIEVYRSLKVLDGGIGVFCGSGGVEPQSETNWRYANDSKVSRLIYVNKLDRIGADFYRVVKQVEEVLAAKPLVMTLPIGTEDTFVGVVDVLTEKAWVWDDSGDPMNYTIQDVPADMVKLLQEWREKLIETAVEQDDELMEAYLNGETPSVEDLKRCIRKGTIAMDFFPTYAGSSFKNKGVQLVLDGVVDYLPNPTEVNPQPETDEDGNETGKFAIVDPDGPFRALVFKIMDDRFGALNFIRIYSGRIKKGDTVLNTFTGKTDRVGRMVEMHANDRNEIESAQAGDIIALIGLKNVQTGHTLADPDNPATLEPMVFPDPVISIAIAPKNKGASEKLGVALGKMVQEDPSFRVETDEDSGETIIKGMGELHLDIKVDILRRTHGVEVEVGKPQVAYRETITQAVEDSYTHKKQSGGSGQYGRIDYTIEPNEPGAGFAFESVVTGGNVPREYWPAVQKGFESSMDKGVLAGYPCLDVKVTLRDGAYHAVDSSALAFEIAAKGAYRQSIPKAGPQILEPIMKVDVFTPADHVGDVIGDLNRRRAMIKSQEPGATGVRVKAEASLSEMFGYIGDLRTMTSGRGQFSMEFSHYAPCPRNVAETVIKEAAERRKAAEAAK, from the coding sequence ATGACAGACCTCTCGCTTTATCGCAACATCGGTATTTTCGCCCACGTCGACGCGGGCAAAACCACAACAACTGAACGTATTCTGAAACTCACCGGTAAAATCCATAAACTCGGTGAAGTGCATGATGGTGAATCTACCATGGACTTCATGGAGCAAGAAGCAGAGCGCGGGATTACTATTCAATCCGCTGCGACGACTTGCCATTGGAAAGGTCATCGTTTTAACGTGATCGATACGCCCGGACACGTTGACTTCACTATCGAAGTGTATCGTTCATTAAAAGTACTTGACGGTGGTATCGGTGTATTCTGCGGTTCTGGCGGTGTTGAGCCACAATCAGAAACTAACTGGCGCTATGCGAACGACTCTAAAGTATCACGTTTGATTTATGTGAATAAATTAGACCGTATTGGTGCAGACTTCTATCGCGTCGTCAAACAAGTAGAAGAAGTACTGGCTGCTAAGCCATTAGTTATGACTTTACCGATTGGTACAGAAGATACTTTCGTTGGTGTAGTAGACGTTCTAACCGAAAAAGCTTGGGTGTGGGACGACTCTGGCGACCCTATGAACTACACGATTCAAGATGTACCTGCCGATATGGTGAAGTTACTTCAAGAGTGGCGTGAAAAGCTCATTGAAACGGCTGTTGAGCAAGACGATGAGCTGATGGAAGCCTATTTGAATGGTGAAACCCCTTCAGTAGAAGACCTAAAACGTTGTATCCGCAAAGGTACGATTGCAATGGACTTCTTCCCCACGTATGCGGGTTCTTCTTTCAAAAATAAGGGCGTGCAATTAGTGCTGGATGGGGTAGTCGATTACTTACCTAATCCAACCGAAGTTAATCCACAGCCTGAAACCGATGAAGACGGTAACGAAACGGGTAAATTTGCGATTGTTGATCCTGATGGTCCTTTCCGTGCTCTCGTATTCAAAATCATGGATGACCGTTTTGGAGCGTTGAACTTTATTCGTATTTACTCTGGTCGTATCAAAAAAGGCGATACCGTTTTAAATACGTTTACAGGTAAAACAGATCGCGTGGGTCGTATGGTGGAGATGCACGCGAATGACCGTAATGAAATTGAATCGGCTCAAGCAGGCGACATCATTGCACTGATCGGTTTGAAAAACGTGCAAACCGGCCATACTCTAGCAGATCCTGATAATCCAGCGACCCTAGAGCCAATGGTATTTCCTGATCCTGTTATCTCGATTGCGATTGCACCGAAAAACAAGGGTGCTTCCGAGAAATTGGGCGTGGCTTTAGGCAAAATGGTTCAGGAAGATCCGTCGTTCCGTGTTGAAACGGATGAGGACAGTGGCGAAACCATCATTAAAGGGATGGGCGAGTTACACTTAGATATTAAAGTAGACATCTTACGTCGTACTCACGGGGTAGAGGTTGAAGTAGGTAAACCACAAGTCGCTTACCGCGAAACCATTACTCAGGCAGTAGAAGATAGCTACACCCACAAAAAGCAATCGGGTGGTTCAGGTCAATACGGTAGGATCGATTACACAATTGAGCCTAATGAGCCAGGGGCTGGTTTTGCGTTTGAATCAGTGGTAACAGGTGGTAACGTACCGCGTGAATACTGGCCAGCCGTGCAAAAAGGTTTTGAATCTAGCATGGATAAGGGTGTATTAGCCGGTTATCCTTGCTTAGACGTAAAAGTGACACTGCGTGATGGTGCTTACCATGCGGTTGACTCGTCTGCTTTAGCGTTTGAAATCGCAGCTAAAGGTGCTTATCGTCAATCGATTCCTAAAGCGGGTCCACAAATTCTGGAACCGATTATGAAAGTTGACGTATTTACCCCAGCCGATCATGTGGGTGACGTTATCGGTGACTTAAACCGTCGTCGCGCAATGATTAAATCACAAGAGCCGGGTGCTACAGGTGTACGTGTGAAAGCGGAAGCATCACTGTCTGAAATGTTTGGTTACATTGGTGACTTACGTACTATGACTTCAGGTCGTGGTCAGTTCTCAATGGAATTCTCTCATTACGCACCTTGCCCACGTAATGTGGCTGAGACCGTCATTAAAGAAGCTGCTGAGCGCCGTAAAGCTGCTGAAGCCGCTAAGTAA
- a CDS encoding benzoate/H(+) symporter BenE family transporter, with protein sequence MSIQQLRIEHFIAGLVAVLVGYASSAAIVFQAAHAAGATQAQMSSWLWALGLGMGLTSIGLSLYYRAPVLTAWSTPGAALLATSLTGVSLSDATGAFLVSALLIIISGVTGWFERIMTRIPLALASALLAGVLVRFGLDTFISLQAQPLLVGMMVLTYLVAKRWLPRYAVVLVLGVGIALAYSLGLLHWEQIPLVWTTPVWVTPTWNLAVILSVGIPLFIVTMTSQNIPGIAAIRASGYTTPISPTLTWTGLATLVLAPFGGYALNLAAITAAICMSKEAGEDPQARYWSAVIAGILYCITGLLGATVVALLLAFPKELIIAVAGLALLGTIGNSLMVAMKEDSYREPALITFLVTASGISLGGIGSAFWALVAGVLALVIAKWLPLKR encoded by the coding sequence TTGAGTATTCAGCAGTTGCGCATTGAGCATTTCATTGCTGGATTGGTGGCGGTATTAGTGGGGTATGCTAGCTCTGCTGCCATTGTGTTTCAGGCGGCTCATGCAGCAGGTGCGACTCAAGCGCAAATGAGTTCATGGCTATGGGCATTAGGCTTGGGCATGGGGCTAACCTCGATAGGGTTGTCACTTTATTATCGCGCCCCAGTCCTCACTGCGTGGTCGACTCCGGGGGCTGCTTTATTAGCGACGAGTTTAACGGGGGTTTCACTCAGTGATGCGACGGGTGCTTTTTTGGTATCGGCACTACTCATTATTATCAGCGGTGTGACGGGTTGGTTTGAGCGCATTATGACGCGCATTCCCCTAGCTTTGGCTTCTGCTTTATTAGCAGGAGTATTAGTGCGGTTTGGACTGGATACTTTTATCTCTTTGCAGGCTCAACCCCTGTTAGTGGGTATGATGGTACTGACGTATTTAGTAGCGAAGCGTTGGTTGCCGCGCTATGCGGTAGTGTTGGTATTAGGGGTAGGTATAGCACTCGCTTACAGTTTGGGCTTATTGCATTGGGAGCAAATACCCTTAGTCTGGACAACTCCGGTATGGGTGACACCGACTTGGAATCTTGCCGTTATTTTAAGTGTAGGGATTCCGCTATTTATTGTGACTATGACTTCGCAGAATATTCCGGGTATTGCAGCTATTCGTGCCTCAGGCTATACCACGCCGATTTCGCCTACTCTGACTTGGACAGGACTGGCGACTTTAGTGCTAGCACCTTTTGGGGGTTATGCCTTAAATCTAGCCGCGATTACGGCGGCCATTTGTATGAGCAAAGAAGCGGGAGAAGATCCTCAAGCGCGTTATTGGTCAGCCGTTATTGCGGGAATTTTATACTGTATCACGGGTTTACTGGGGGCAACGGTCGTAGCGTTATTGCTGGCTTTTCCTAAAGAGCTGATTATAGCAGTGGCTGGTTTAGCGTTATTGGGTACTATTGGTAATAGCTTAATGGTAGCGATGAAAGAAGATAGCTATCGTGAGCCAGCGCTGATTACCTTTTTAGTTACCGCATCTGGCATCAGTTTAGGGGGCATTGGTTCAGCATTCTGGGCTTTAGTAGCGGGCGTGTTGGCTTTAGTGATTGCTAAGTGGCTACCCTTAAAGCGTTAA
- a CDS encoding serine hydrolase has translation MRLARAVDRVIQTALEEQRIVGTVVMVAHRCITVCAQAAGWADREAPTPTYLDTIFRWASLTKPVVSVAAMRLMAQGKLHLDDEVTRYLPEFQPRLADGSTPTITIRQLLTHTAGLGYRFMQKEGDYLTYQVSDGLDDSGLTLAQNIAAISKTRLFSAPGTAWRYSVATDVLGLILEQVCAKPLQTVLAELITEPLKMADTAFYIAPDKAPRVATAYADGNPTPIRMGAEHRLPFANLGEVIYSPARVFNPNAFAGGGGGMSGSAADLLKLLETVRKGGGELLPPEYAQALLDNQIGDLYVNMKGAGWGFSFMGAVVTDPTQANTTLSQGSVRWGGVYGNAWFIDPARELSVVALTNTSVEGTSGLFPQQLTDAITGVLD, from the coding sequence ATGCGTTTGGCGCGAGCAGTCGATAGGGTGATTCAAACCGCGCTGGAGGAGCAGCGTATTGTCGGAACTGTAGTGATGGTTGCACATCGATGTATAACCGTATGTGCTCAAGCTGCTGGTTGGGCTGATCGTGAAGCACCAACGCCGACTTACTTGGATACGATTTTTCGCTGGGCTTCGCTCACTAAACCCGTAGTGTCGGTTGCCGCTATGCGCTTAATGGCTCAAGGTAAACTGCATTTAGATGATGAAGTAACCCGCTATTTACCAGAGTTTCAGCCGCGTCTGGCGGATGGTTCAACACCTACTATCACTATTCGGCAGTTATTAACGCATACAGCAGGCTTAGGTTATCGCTTTATGCAAAAAGAGGGCGATTATCTCACCTATCAAGTGTCGGATGGGCTAGACGATTCAGGGCTAACATTGGCACAAAATATTGCCGCTATTAGTAAAACTCGGTTGTTTTCAGCACCGGGCACTGCATGGCGTTATTCTGTAGCAACAGATGTATTAGGGCTTATTTTAGAGCAAGTGTGTGCTAAGCCTTTGCAAACAGTACTAGCAGAATTAATCACTGAACCCTTAAAAATGGCAGATACCGCCTTTTATATTGCCCCTGATAAGGCTCCTAGAGTGGCAACCGCTTATGCGGACGGTAATCCTACTCCTATTAGAATGGGCGCTGAGCATCGTTTGCCTTTTGCTAATTTAGGGGAAGTTATTTATAGCCCTGCACGCGTGTTTAATCCTAATGCCTTTGCGGGTGGGGGCGGTGGGATGAGTGGTAGTGCCGCTGATTTATTGAAATTGCTAGAAACGGTTAGAAAAGGCGGCGGTGAGTTATTGCCACCGGAGTATGCTCAGGCACTCTTAGACAATCAAATCGGTGATCTGTATGTGAATATGAAGGGAGCGGGCTGGGGCTTTAGTTTTATGGGGGCGGTAGTCACTGATCCTACTCAAGCTAATACCACACTCTCACAAGGTAGCGTGCGCTGGGGTGGGGTGTATGGCAATGCTTGGTTTATTGATCCCGCACGTGAATTAAGTGTGGTAGCACTGACTAATACCTCAGTCGAGGGTACTTCGGGCTTGTTTCCCCAGCAATTAACCGATGCGATTACGGGAGTGCTGGATTGA
- a CDS encoding AAA family ATPase yields MINFPYGVSNFQRIRTYPYLYLDRTDSIHALESMAEQLLFLRPRRFGKSLLLSTLMSYYDLNQIDQFDTLFGDLAVGKNPTPERNKYMVLQWDFSQVSPQGDIEQIKQNLFAHIHVQAQSFVRQYANKLNGEITFFPANALATFESLCNLVKDSGYQLYLFIDEYDNFANEVLMHNQGDKKRYAALLEGEGILKTLFKIIKAATSQKKIARVFITGVSPVVMSDMTSGYNVVTNISLQPEFNGLCGITQTELEGITQSVLVHCQQEHKLAEVMETMRQFYNGYLFAPEADTKLYNPILCFHFLRHYQARCSAPRDMLDANLAMDAGRIRYIANLQGGQKVLDHILDEQNDLSLTQLASDFGVANLQRVQQHSSYMISLLYYFGVLTLNGLSGMGALQLVIPNLAVRHLYLDELKRQALPNMADEAKAEQLALQFYQSGDLQPIINFMEQRYLKVFSNRDYRWSNELTIKTMFASLLFNDIYYTLDSEAELARRYTDLVMIMRPNMRQFPDLKEFVMEFKFISLGDLGLSAEDLKCKTPQELKLLPAVQKLLNDAVEQLRHYRQVLADKYQEPQRLFALAVVALGFERLVWQRSE; encoded by the coding sequence ATGATTAACTTTCCTTATGGTGTGAGTAATTTTCAGCGTATTCGTACTTATCCCTATCTTTATTTGGATAGAACCGATTCGATTCATGCCTTGGAAAGTATGGCAGAGCAGTTACTATTTTTACGCCCGCGCCGTTTTGGTAAGTCCTTATTATTATCGACCCTAATGAGCTATTATGATCTTAATCAGATAGATCAATTTGATACTTTATTTGGGGATTTAGCCGTAGGAAAAAACCCAACTCCAGAACGTAATAAGTACATGGTATTGCAATGGGATTTTTCCCAAGTTTCGCCACAAGGGGATATTGAGCAAATCAAGCAAAACTTGTTTGCTCATATCCACGTACAAGCTCAATCTTTTGTAAGGCAATATGCTAATAAGCTTAACGGGGAAATAACGTTTTTCCCAGCTAATGCCTTAGCTACTTTTGAAAGCCTTTGTAATTTGGTTAAAGATAGTGGCTACCAGCTTTATCTATTTATTGATGAATATGATAATTTCGCTAATGAAGTGCTAATGCATAATCAAGGTGATAAAAAACGGTATGCGGCTTTATTAGAAGGCGAAGGTATACTAAAAACCTTATTCAAAATCATTAAAGCAGCGACCTCTCAGAAAAAAATAGCACGAGTCTTTATTACTGGTGTTTCACCCGTGGTTATGAGTGATATGACCAGCGGTTATAATGTGGTAACTAATATTTCTTTGCAGCCCGAATTTAATGGCTTATGTGGTATTACTCAGACTGAGTTGGAAGGTATCACTCAGTCTGTGCTGGTTCATTGCCAACAAGAGCATAAACTGGCGGAAGTGATGGAAACCATGCGCCAATTTTATAATGGCTACTTGTTTGCACCAGAAGCAGATACTAAGTTATATAACCCTATTTTATGCTTTCATTTTTTGCGTCATTATCAAGCTCGCTGTTCAGCTCCACGCGATATGTTGGATGCAAATTTGGCGATGGATGCTGGACGCATTCGTTATATTGCTAATCTACAAGGCGGTCAGAAGGTACTCGATCATATTTTAGATGAGCAAAATGATCTCTCCTTAACACAATTAGCCAGTGACTTTGGAGTGGCGAATTTGCAGCGTGTGCAGCAACATAGTAGCTACATGATTTCATTATTATATTATTTTGGTGTTTTGACCTTAAATGGTTTATCGGGTATGGGAGCATTGCAATTAGTAATACCTAATTTAGCGGTACGCCATTTATACTTAGATGAGTTAAAACGCCAAGCCTTACCGAATATGGCGGATGAAGCTAAAGCGGAACAACTAGCGTTACAATTTTATCAAAGTGGTGATTTACAACCCATTATTAATTTTATGGAGCAAAGGTATTTAAAGGTCTTTAGTAATCGAGATTATCGTTGGAGTAATGAGCTAACCATTAAAACGATGTTTGCAAGCTTATTATTTAATGATATTTATTATACCTTAGACTCAGAGGCAGAGTTAGCGCGTCGCTATACGGATTTAGTCATGATCATGCGCCCGAATATGCGTCAGTTTCCTGATTTGAAAGAGTTTGTCATGGAGTTTAAATTCATTAGTCTGGGAGATTTGGGTTTAAGTGCCGAGGATTTAAAATGTAAAACACCTCAGGAATTGAAATTGCTCCCAGCAGTACAAAAGTTATTAAACGATGCGGTGGAGCAATTGCGTCATTATCGACAAGTATTGGCGGATAAATACCAAGAGCCGCAACGTTTGTTTGCTTTGGCCGTGGTAGCTTTAGGGTTTGAACGTTTGGTTTGGCAAAGGAGTGAATAA
- the cobB gene encoding Sir2 family NAD+-dependent deacetylase — protein MEHYNNIVILTGAGISAESGIKTFRASDGLWEEHRVEDVATPEGFKRNPKLVHQFYNLRRAQLNSGTVQPNKAHEALARLEQELGGEVLVITQNIDDLHERAGTQHLIHMHGELNKVRCNSCGTVLRWHSDLAVDTACSKCSAVGTLRPHVVWFGEYPFSMDKIEQALQDCDLFISIGTSGHVYPAAGFVQVARAAGAHTVELNLEPSLVQSDFHESYQGKASELVPKYVDRLLKA, from the coding sequence ATGGAACACTATAATAATATTGTCATTCTGACGGGGGCAGGCATTTCAGCCGAATCAGGGATTAAAACCTTTCGCGCTAGTGATGGTTTATGGGAGGAGCATCGTGTCGAGGATGTCGCTACTCCAGAGGGTTTTAAACGTAATCCTAAATTAGTTCATCAGTTTTATAATCTACGTCGTGCGCAACTCAACTCCGGTACAGTACAGCCCAATAAAGCCCATGAAGCACTCGCCCGTTTAGAACAGGAATTAGGGGGCGAGGTACTGGTTATTACCCAAAATATTGATGACTTACATGAACGAGCGGGCACACAACATTTAATCCATATGCACGGTGAGCTGAACAAAGTGCGGTGTAATAGTTGTGGTACGGTCTTGCGTTGGCACAGTGATTTAGCAGTCGACACCGCTTGTAGTAAGTGCAGTGCCGTAGGTACATTACGTCCGCATGTGGTTTGGTTTGGAGAGTATCCGTTTAGTATGGATAAGATTGAGCAGGCACTACAAGACTGTGATTTATTCATCTCAATTGGAACTTCAGGGCATGTATACCCCGCAGCGGGTTTTGTGCAAGTAGCGCGGGCTGCTGGAGCACATACGGTCGAATTAAACCTAGAACCGTCTTTGGTGCAATCTGATTTTCATGAGTCCTACCAAGGCAAGGCGAGCGAATTAGTCCCGAAATATGTAGATCGTTTATTAAAGGCTTGA